The following are encoded together in the Bombus vancouverensis nearcticus chromosome 18, iyBomVanc1_principal, whole genome shotgun sequence genome:
- the LOC117160393 gene encoding putative G-protein coupled receptor Mth-like 1 isoform X3, translating to MIQASTMNNAIVQRVYFLNCARRYLSFTATLAHREAPSVKDWELCISLELSLQYLRMTVVCWLAAMCHHLYATVASIPRRDDPPSYLKYSLFAWGTPLLDLAIATFLQIREATVIWNIADLTPFNCWFLGTKATIYAYGLPVALLLLSAGYYLIKAAIVSRYTCSMQLEIKQREKMKRRRALQIILFLKVCIIVGLIAGCGVASRVWKVPFLWAVFCTGHSLQGLVVALSVACNCKVLKIYTRKSYKQPKQQIAHSSSSSMQLLAPAPDPV from the exons ATGATACAAGCTTCAACAATGAATAACGCAATCGTTCAACGTGTATACTTTCTCAACTGCGCGCGCCGATACCTCTCGTTCACAGCGACGCTCGCTCATCGAGAGGCCCCGTCCGTAAAG GATTGGGAGCTATGCATTTCTCTGGAGTTGAGCTTGCAGTACCTTCGGATGACGGTGGTTTGTTGGCTGGCTGCGATGTGTCATCATCTTTACGCAACCGTTGCTTCGATCCCGCGTCGCGACGATCCACCATCTTATCTGAAATACAGTCTGTTCGCCTGGGGTACACCATTGCTCGATCTGGCCATCGCCACTTTCCTACAGATACGTGAGGCGACTGTCATTTGGAACATAGCGGATCTTACACCTTTCAATTGCTG GTTTCTAGGAACGAAGGCAACGATTTATGCGTACGGCTTGCCAGTGGCCCTTCTGCTTCTTTCCGCCGGCTACTATCTAATCAAAGCTGCGATTGTATCCAG ATACACGTGCAGCATGCAACTGGAAATTAAGCAACGCGAGAAGATGAAGAGAAGGAGAGCGTTGCAAATTATTCTGTTTTTAAAAGTGTGTATAATAGTGGGTCTCATAGCTGGGTGTGGAGTCGCGTCCAGGGTGTGGAAAGTCCCTTTCCTCTGGGCTGTATTCTGTACTGGACATTCTTTGCAg GGACTAGTTGTAGCGCTATCCGTCGCGTGCAACTGCAAAGTTTTGAAAATCTACACCAGGAAATCGTACAAGCAACCAAAACAACAG ATTGCGCATTCTAGTAGCAGCAGCATGCAACTGCTCGCACCTGCGCCAGATCCGGTCTAG
- the LOC117160393 gene encoding putative G-protein coupled receptor Mth-like 1 isoform X2 encodes MEVPFLRISSLFSDLRSLAGTILMNLLAALFMVQLLFIVGVGGVQDWELCISLELSLQYLRMTVVCWLAAMCHHLYATVASIPRRDDPPSYLKYSLFAWGTPLLDLAIATFLQIREATVIWNIADLTPFNCWFLGTKATIYAYGLPVALLLLSAGYYLIKAAIVSRYTCSMQLEIKQREKMKRRRALQIILFLKVCIIVGLIAGCGVASRVWKVPFLWAVFCTGHSLQGLVVALSVACNCKVLKIYTRKSYKQPKQQIAHSSSSSMQLLAPAPDPV; translated from the exons ATGGAAGTTCCATTTCTACGGATATCAAG CCTATTCTCGGACTTAAGAAGCCTGGCGGGTACGATCCTTATGAATCTCTTGGCAGCTCTTTTTATGGTTCAACTGCTCTTCATAGTTGGAGTAGGTGGCGTTCAG GATTGGGAGCTATGCATTTCTCTGGAGTTGAGCTTGCAGTACCTTCGGATGACGGTGGTTTGTTGGCTGGCTGCGATGTGTCATCATCTTTACGCAACCGTTGCTTCGATCCCGCGTCGCGACGATCCACCATCTTATCTGAAATACAGTCTGTTCGCCTGGGGTACACCATTGCTCGATCTGGCCATCGCCACTTTCCTACAGATACGTGAGGCGACTGTCATTTGGAACATAGCGGATCTTACACCTTTCAATTGCTG GTTTCTAGGAACGAAGGCAACGATTTATGCGTACGGCTTGCCAGTGGCCCTTCTGCTTCTTTCCGCCGGCTACTATCTAATCAAAGCTGCGATTGTATCCAG ATACACGTGCAGCATGCAACTGGAAATTAAGCAACGCGAGAAGATGAAGAGAAGGAGAGCGTTGCAAATTATTCTGTTTTTAAAAGTGTGTATAATAGTGGGTCTCATAGCTGGGTGTGGAGTCGCGTCCAGGGTGTGGAAAGTCCCTTTCCTCTGGGCTGTATTCTGTACTGGACATTCTTTGCAg GGACTAGTTGTAGCGCTATCCGTCGCGTGCAACTGCAAAGTTTTGAAAATCTACACCAGGAAATCGTACAAGCAACCAAAACAACAG ATTGCGCATTCTAGTAGCAGCAGCATGCAACTGCTCGCACCTGCGCCAGATCCGGTCTAG
- the LOC117160392 gene encoding uncharacterized protein LOC117160392: protein MSKISTSKDSEISLKQVLDAIQEQNEIHARTTAEIQQQIQIITKQASEKNQRLTKEIELLRKTVAELKLGIESQETIISKGFESVNNIIKKTAKSKNRDRVLVASAPETIFDPESDNDDEFQDYSEPRHLTMLSAKDAIKYIPILNGNDDVGVGDFIKEVRAMRMRCSQKDLLLKAIKIDKIVGKAAQSIQNIPIENYADLHDALRSNVAVEVTSDEYEEQLRDLKQGRYESVQSFNIRFRRILNKFTYAITNENPQPITRRIMIEATMRKVSRIYLRGLRRDIERTLLASELYSLSETEKKAVDVERYLRKQKEWRRADTRPTATYNQLSNRPMQTSNRSLPATRNNPINKNISPFSKTKRVPLAERQQVKCFNCGKLAHVAPQCQHTISTSKPDRNKTRTRINNSKKNVNFGEPKTI, encoded by the coding sequence ATGTCTAAAATATCAACAAGTAAAGACAGTGAAATTAGTTTAAAGCAAGTACTAGACGCGATACAGGAACAGAACGAAATTCACGCGAGAACTACCGCCGAAATTCAACAACAAATTCAAATAATAACCAAACAAGCAAGCGAGAAGAATCAACGCCTCACTAAAGAAATCGAACTGCTGAGAAAAACAGTTGCCGAATTGAAGCTAGGCATTGAAAGTCAAGAAACAATTATAAGCAAAGGTTTTGAATCTGtaaataacattataaaaaaaacGGCGAAATCGAAAAACAGGGATCGTGTACTTGTAGCGAGCGCACCCGAAACTATATTTGACCCTGAAAGCGACAACGATGACGAATTCCAAGACTACAGTGAACCACGCCACCTGACTATGTTATCAGCGAAAGACGCAATAAAATACATTCCAATTTTAAACGGTAACGACGATGTCGGAGTGGGAGATTTTATAAAAGAAGTACGTGCTATGCGAATGCGTTGTTCACAAAAAGATTTATTATTGAAAGCCATTAAAATCGATAAGATAGTTGGTAAAGCTGCGCAAAGTATTCAAAACATACCTATTGAAAATTATGCAGATTTACATGACGCTTTGAGATCCAACGTAGCAGTTGAAGTGACATCTGACGAATACGAAGAACAATTACGCGATTTGAAACAGGGACGCTACGAATCTGTTCAAAGTTTCAATATTCGATTCCGccgtatattaaataaatttacgtATGCAATAACTAATGAAAATCCACAACCAATTACACGACGAATAATGATTGAAGCCACCATGAGAAAAGTAAGTCGAATTTATTTAAGAGGACTTCGACGCGATATAGAACGCACACTGTTAGCAAGCGAACTATATTCATTGAGCGAAACAGAGAAGAAAGCCGTCGACGTTGAAAGATACCTACGAAAACAGAAGGAATGGAGAAGGGCAGATACTCGACCAACAGCAACGTATAACCAACTTAGTAACAGACCGATGCAGACAAGCAACCGATCATTACCTGCCACACGTAATAATCCAATCAACAAAAATATTTCACCATTTTCTAAAACGAAACGTGTACCACTTGCTGAGCGACAACAAGTAAAATGTTTCAATTGTGGTAAATTGGCACACGTTGCACCGCAATGTCAACATACCATCTCCACGAGTAAACCAGATCGGAACAAGACGAGAACGAGGATCAACAACAGCAAAAAAAACGTTAACTTTGGAGAACCAAAAACAATCTAA